A region from the Halobellus litoreus genome encodes:
- a CDS encoding VWA domain-containing protein produces MNSGYPFAAIVDQAAMKRALLVNVVNPTVSGVLLRGERGTGKSTAVRALAEVLPEREVVTDCPYGCPPDDVERMCETCRERVERGEELPTERREMRVVDLPLNASEDRVVGSIDLQSAVSEGTARFEPGILAEANRNVLYVDEVNLLDDHIVDVLLDAAAMGENVVEREGVSLRHPADFVLVGTMNPEEGGLRPQLLDRFDIVVDLTAVDDPDERIEIADRRERFDADPDGFRREFRDEQRELRARIREARERVEAVEIDEELLHDASYEALRQRAHGMRADIAVERVARGIAALDGAAAVDSAHVAEAQYFAFPHRVEGVGEMTFGDGALATGSDEEDAEGDDDEDSEADGDEDVDTEGGGIPIVEGEDSYGVDPTAIDPPKDRTMRDDLARRTPSRVDVRSGRYVRSRQQEDVDDVAIDATVRAAAPHQKRRAAGRAADEAGTADEGDANARPSGIEIEPRDLRQKLRERTARSLVVFVVDASGSVMSGRQMMETKRGLLSLVEDAYRARDRVAVVVFRGEDAFTLVEPTRNHRMARAAVSGLTVGGNTPLAHGLVEAYQLVQRERRRDQDLYPLVVLLSDGQSNIAYREDGDAKADAFRAAALFDEHDIPSVFVDTGYELDTTPDEIWTDRKARRMKRKRFERNQTFAETMGADYLPLVELPREATLPTDRDEEGQTA; encoded by the coding sequence ATGAATTCGGGGTACCCCTTTGCAGCGATCGTCGACCAGGCCGCGATGAAGCGCGCGCTCCTGGTCAACGTCGTGAACCCGACCGTCAGCGGTGTCCTGCTCCGCGGGGAACGCGGCACGGGGAAATCGACCGCCGTTCGCGCGCTCGCGGAGGTTCTCCCCGAGCGCGAGGTCGTGACCGACTGCCCCTACGGGTGTCCGCCGGACGACGTCGAACGGATGTGCGAGACGTGTCGCGAACGCGTCGAGCGGGGCGAGGAGTTGCCCACCGAACGACGCGAAATGCGCGTCGTGGACCTTCCGCTGAACGCCTCCGAAGACCGCGTCGTCGGCAGCATCGACCTCCAGTCGGCCGTCAGCGAGGGGACCGCCCGCTTCGAGCCGGGGATCCTCGCGGAGGCGAACCGGAACGTCCTCTACGTCGACGAGGTGAACCTCCTCGACGACCACATCGTCGACGTCCTCTTAGACGCCGCGGCGATGGGCGAGAACGTCGTCGAACGCGAGGGCGTCTCCCTCCGCCACCCGGCGGACTTCGTGCTGGTCGGCACGATGAACCCCGAGGAGGGAGGACTCAGGCCGCAACTGCTGGATCGATTCGACATCGTGGTCGATCTCACGGCGGTCGACGATCCCGACGAACGGATCGAAATCGCCGACCGTCGCGAACGGTTCGACGCCGATCCGGACGGCTTTCGCCGCGAATTTCGCGACGAACAACGCGAACTGCGGGCGCGGATCCGGGAGGCCCGCGAGCGGGTCGAAGCCGTCGAGATCGACGAGGAATTGCTCCACGACGCCTCCTACGAGGCGCTTCGACAGCGCGCGCACGGGATGCGAGCCGACATCGCCGTCGAGCGCGTCGCTCGCGGAATCGCCGCTCTCGACGGCGCGGCGGCCGTCGACTCCGCCCACGTGGCGGAGGCGCAGTATTTCGCGTTCCCCCACCGCGTGGAGGGCGTCGGCGAGATGACGTTCGGCGATGGCGCGCTCGCCACCGGGAGCGACGAGGAGGACGCGGAGGGCGACGACGACGAGGACAGCGAAGCGGACGGCGACGAGGACGTCGACACCGAAGGCGGCGGGATCCCCATCGTCGAAGGGGAGGACTCCTACGGCGTGGATCCGACGGCGATCGATCCGCCCAAAGACCGCACGATGCGGGACGACCTCGCTCGTCGGACGCCCTCTCGGGTCGACGTCAGGAGCGGTCGGTACGTTCGATCGCGGCAGCAAGAGGACGTCGACGACGTCGCCATCGACGCGACCGTCCGCGCGGCGGCACCGCATCAGAAACGACGGGCCGCGGGTCGAGCGGCCGACGAAGCGGGCACGGCCGACGAGGGGGACGCGAACGCGCGTCCCTCCGGGATCGAGATCGAACCACGGGACCTCAGACAGAAGCTCCGCGAACGCACCGCCAGGTCGCTCGTGGTGTTCGTCGTCGACGCCAGCGGAAGCGTGATGAGCGGCCGGCAGATGATGGAGACCAAACGGGGGCTGCTCTCGCTCGTCGAGGACGCCTACCGGGCCCGCGACCGGGTGGCGGTCGTCGTCTTCCGCGGCGAGGACGCCTTCACGCTCGTCGAACCGACGCGGAACCACCGGATGGCCAGAGCCGCCGTTTCGGGGCTGACTGTCGGTGGAAACACGCCGCTGGCCCACGGGCTGGTCGAGGCCTATCAGCTGGTACAACGGGAGCGGCGGCGCGATCAGGACCTCTACCCGCTGGTCGTCCTGCTGTCGGACGGACAGTCGAACATCGCGTACCGCGAGGACGGGGACGCGAAAGCGGACGCGTTCCGCGCGGCAGCGCTGTTCGACGAACACGACATCCCGTCGGTCTTCGTGGACACCGGCTACGAACTCGATACCACGCCAGACGAGATCTGGACCGACCGGAAGGCCCGGCGGATGAAGCGCAAGCGGTTCGAACGGAACCAGACGTTCGCCGAGACGATGGGGGCCGACTACCTCCCGCTGGTCGAACTCCCCCGCGAGGCGACGCTTCCGACCGACCGCGACGAGGAGGGACAGACGGCGTGA
- a CDS encoding ATP-binding protein: MTNRETNGPETAEIEAQSTNRTFPFTAIVDQGEMKRALLLNAINPDIGGVLIRGERGTAKSTAVRALADVLPSREVVADCPYGCPPHDHDRMCAECRDRTERGEELPTEERRMRVVDLPLNASEDRVVGSIDLERAVQEGERDFEPGILAEANRNVLYVDEVNLLDDHIVDVLLDAAAMGENIVEREGVSFRHPAEFILVGTMNPEEGDLRPQLLDRFGLVVDVEGVSEVDDRVEISRRRAAFDADPEAFREGYEDQQTALRADIVAAGERLADVTLGDDVARLIAGVNIELDVDGHRGDITLRRAARTLAALEGDSTVSPSTVRRVARLALQHRLQRLPFEEEETDVMTAFHDVRRELGLEDWE, encoded by the coding sequence ATGACAAACAGAGAGACGAACGGACCCGAGACCGCGGAGATCGAGGCACAGTCGACGAACCGGACGTTCCCCTTCACGGCCATCGTCGATCAGGGGGAAATGAAGCGCGCGCTCCTCCTCAACGCCATCAACCCGGACATCGGCGGCGTGCTGATTCGCGGGGAGCGCGGGACGGCGAAGTCGACCGCCGTCCGAGCGCTCGCCGACGTCCTTCCGTCCCGGGAGGTGGTCGCCGACTGCCCCTACGGGTGTCCGCCCCACGACCACGACCGGATGTGTGCAGAGTGTCGCGATCGGACCGAGCGCGGCGAGGAGTTGCCCACCGAGGAGCGCCGGATGCGCGTCGTGGACCTCCCGCTGAACGCCTCCGAGGACCGCGTCGTCGGCAGCATCGACCTCGAACGCGCGGTCCAGGAGGGCGAGCGCGACTTCGAGCCGGGGATCCTCGCGGAGGCGAACCGGAACGTCCTCTACGTCGACGAGGTGAACCTCCTCGACGACCACATCGTCGACGTCCTCTTAGACGCCGCGGCGATGGGCGAGAACATCGTCGAACGCGAGGGCGTGTCGTTCCGTCACCCCGCCGAGTTCATCCTGGTCGGCACGATGAACCCCGAGGAGGGCGACCTGCGCCCGCAGCTGCTGGATCGGTTCGGCCTCGTCGTCGACGTCGAGGGGGTGAGCGAGGTGGACGACCGCGTGGAGATCAGTCGCCGACGCGCCGCGTTCGACGCCGATCCCGAAGCCTTCCGCGAGGGCTACGAGGACCAACAGACGGCACTCCGCGCGGACATCGTCGCGGCCGGCGAGCGGTTGGCGGACGTGACGCTCGGCGACGACGTCGCGAGGCTGATCGCGGGAGTGAACATCGAACTCGACGTCGACGGCCATCGAGGCGACATCACGCTTCGGCGGGCGGCGCGAACCCTGGCCGCCCTCGAAGGCGACTCCACGGTGTCGCCTTCGACGGTCCGTCGCGTGGCGCGGCTGGCGCTACAGCACCGCCTGCAGCGGCTCCCCTTCGAAGAGGAGGAAACGGACGTGATGACCGCGTTCCACGACGTTCGGCGCGAACTCGGTCTGGAAGACTGGGAGTGA
- a CDS encoding mycofactocin-coupled SDR family oxidoreductase encodes MPAYDFEGQVAFVTGGGRGQGRSHAQHYARHGADVVVTDIAHNVETNPYDLSTSDDLAETASLVEAEGQEALTVEMDVREEAEVEAAVEEALDEFGRIDILANNAGIFNAADMTEMPEQQWDEMIDTNLKGVWLCAKHVGKHFIDRGDGGKIVSTSSAAGLVGTPSAGHYVATKHGVIGLTKTLALELAEYDVNVNAVCPTGVHTQMIAGFSEAYGEEMMEEMGAFSGPWSVFEGVEMIDSEDISEAYMWLSSDAARYVTGIALPVDAGMTAK; translated from the coding sequence ATGCCAGCATACGATTTCGAGGGCCAGGTCGCGTTCGTCACCGGCGGCGGACGGGGCCAGGGACGGTCGCACGCACAGCACTACGCCAGACACGGTGCCGACGTCGTCGTCACCGACATCGCCCACAACGTCGAGACGAACCCGTACGACCTCAGCACAAGCGACGATCTCGCGGAGACGGCCAGCCTCGTCGAGGCGGAGGGACAGGAAGCCCTCACCGTCGAGATGGACGTACGCGAGGAAGCCGAGGTCGAGGCGGCCGTCGAGGAGGCGCTCGACGAGTTCGGTCGCATCGACATCCTTGCGAACAACGCCGGGATCTTCAACGCCGCCGATATGACGGAGATGCCCGAGCAGCAGTGGGACGAGATGATCGACACGAACCTCAAGGGCGTCTGGCTCTGTGCGAAACACGTCGGCAAGCACTTCATCGACCGCGGCGACGGCGGGAAAATCGTCTCCACGTCGTCGGCCGCCGGACTCGTCGGGACTCCCTCGGCGGGCCACTACGTGGCGACGAAACACGGCGTGATCGGACTGACGAAGACGCTGGCGCTCGAACTCGCCGAGTACGACGTCAACGTCAACGCCGTCTGCCCGACCGGCGTCCACACCCAGATGATCGCGGGGTTCTCCGAGGCCTACGGCGAGGAGATGATGGAAGAGATGGGTGCGTTCAGCGGCCCGTGGAGCGTCTTCGAGGGCGTCGAGATGATCGACTCCGAAGACATCAGCGAGGCGTATATGTGGCTCTCCAGCGACGCCGCTCGCTACGTCACCGGCATAGCGCTTCCGGTCGACGCAGGAATGACCGCAAAGTGA
- a CDS encoding SDR family NAD(P)-dependent oxidoreductase yields MPEYDFDGKVAFVTGAAHGQGESHAVEYARHGADVVALDLGENKETVPYDLGTDDELEATAEAVREHGQEALTVKADVSEEAEVAAAVEAAVDEFGKIDILANNAGIESFADAVELDERMWDELLGTNLKGIWLCAKHVGKHFIDRGDGGKIVNTASVSGMTGIPLGNAHYVSAKWGVRGLTKTLALELAEYDVNVNAVAPGGVDTPMVTGIMEAYGEEMLAESQALSGPWNVFDEEGMQDAQSITDAYMWLSSDAARYVTGITLPVDAGFTAK; encoded by the coding sequence ATGCCAGAATACGACTTCGACGGCAAGGTGGCGTTCGTCACCGGGGCCGCACACGGCCAGGGCGAATCGCACGCGGTCGAGTACGCACGGCACGGCGCAGACGTCGTGGCGCTCGACCTCGGAGAGAACAAGGAGACGGTCCCGTACGACCTCGGGACCGACGACGAACTCGAGGCGACCGCCGAGGCGGTTCGTGAACACGGTCAGGAAGCGCTGACGGTCAAAGCCGACGTCTCCGAGGAGGCCGAGGTCGCGGCGGCCGTCGAGGCGGCAGTCGACGAGTTCGGGAAGATCGACATCCTCGCGAACAACGCCGGGATCGAGTCGTTCGCCGACGCGGTCGAACTCGACGAGCGGATGTGGGACGAACTCCTGGGGACCAACCTGAAGGGGATCTGGCTCTGCGCGAAACACGTCGGCAAGCACTTCATCGACCGCGGCGACGGCGGCAAGATCGTCAACACCGCCTCAGTGTCGGGAATGACTGGGATCCCGCTCGGCAACGCCCACTACGTCTCCGCGAAGTGGGGCGTCCGCGGGTTGACGAAGACGCTGGCGCTCGAACTCGCCGAGTACGACGTCAACGTCAACGCGGTCGCCCCGGGCGGGGTCGACACCCCGATGGTCACCGGGATAATGGAGGCCTACGGCGAGGAGATGCTCGCCGAGTCGCAGGCGCTCTCCGGCCCGTGGAACGTGTTCGACGAGGAGGGGATGCAGGACGCACAGTCGATCACGGACGCCTACATGTGGCTCTCCAGCGACGCCGCCCGTTACGTCACCGGGATCACCCTCCCGGTCGATGCCGGGTTCACGGCGAAATGA
- a CDS encoding mycofactocin-coupled SDR family oxidoreductase, whose translation MPEYDFSGKVAFVTGAAHGQGRSHAQHYAKHGADVVVTDVGHNLDSVPYDMGTTEELEETADIVEDEGQEALAIQLDVREEDQVEAAVEEALDEFGRIDFLANNAGIWPAADMTEMDEAMWDVVVDTILKGVWLCSKHVGQHFIDRGDGGKIVSTSSTAGLVGAPGAGHYVAGKHGVIGLTKTLALELAEYDVNVNAVCPTALDSPGMQNYIESYGPEMLEEMGELIGPMNVFEPGEMIDSEDISEAYMWLSSDAARYVTGIALPVDAGATAK comes from the coding sequence ATGCCAGAATACGACTTCAGCGGCAAGGTCGCGTTCGTCACCGGGGCCGCACACGGCCAGGGACGGTCGCACGCACAGCACTACGCGAAACACGGCGCCGACGTCGTCGTCACTGACGTCGGCCACAACCTCGATTCCGTTCCCTACGATATGGGGACGACCGAGGAACTGGAGGAAACGGCCGACATCGTCGAGGACGAGGGGCAGGAAGCGCTCGCCATACAGCTGGACGTCCGCGAGGAAGACCAGGTCGAAGCCGCCGTCGAGGAGGCGCTCGACGAGTTCGGCCGCATCGACTTCCTCGCGAACAACGCCGGGATTTGGCCGGCCGCGGATATGACGGAGATGGACGAGGCGATGTGGGACGTCGTCGTCGACACGATCCTGAAAGGGGTGTGGTTGTGTTCGAAGCACGTCGGGCAACATTTCATCGACCGCGGCGACGGCGGCAAGATCGTCTCGACCTCCTCGACGGCCGGCCTGGTCGGCGCGCCCGGCGCCGGTCACTACGTCGCCGGCAAGCACGGCGTGATCGGACTGACGAAGACGCTGGCGCTGGAACTCGCCGAGTACGACGTCAACGTCAACGCCGTCTGTCCGACGGCGCTCGATAGCCCGGGAATGCAGAACTACATCGAATCGTACGGCCCGGAGATGCTCGAAGAGATGGGCGAGTTGATCGGTCCGATGAACGTCTTCGAACCGGGCGAGATGATCGACTCCGAAGACATCAGCGAGGCGTATATGTGGCTCTCCAGCGACGCCGCACGCTACGTCACCGGGATCGCATTACCCGTCGACGCCGGGGCGACCGCGAAGTAA
- a CDS encoding mycofactocin-coupled SDR family oxidoreductase, translated as MVEYDFSGKVAFVTGAAHGQGRSHAQHYARHGADVVVTDIGHNVDTVPYDLGTADELNETAGLVESEGQEALAIEMDVREEAEVEAAVGEALDEFGRIDFLANNAGIGSLSDATEMDEAMWDEMIDTNLKGVWLCAKHVGKHFIDRGDGGKIVSTSSTAGAIGLPGQGHYVSAKHGVLGLTKTLALELAEYDVNVNCIGPTGIDTPMISGFTEAYGEETLGEMAELTGPWNVFGDGGMIDASDISEAYMWLSSDAARYVTGIYLPVDAGFLAK; from the coding sequence ATGGTAGAATACGACTTCAGCGGCAAGGTGGCGTTCGTCACCGGGGCCGCACACGGCCAGGGGCGGTCGCACGCACAGCACTACGCCAGACACGGCGCCGACGTCGTCGTCACCGATATCGGCCACAACGTCGACACCGTTCCCTACGACCTCGGAACCGCGGACGAACTCAACGAGACCGCGGGACTCGTCGAATCAGAGGGTCAGGAGGCCCTCGCGATCGAGATGGACGTGCGCGAGGAAGCCGAGGTCGAAGCCGCCGTCGGGGAAGCCCTCGACGAGTTCGGCCGCATCGACTTCCTCGCGAACAACGCCGGGATCGGTTCGCTGTCGGACGCGACGGAGATGGACGAGGCGATGTGGGACGAGATGATCGACACGAACCTCAAGGGCGTCTGGCTCTGTGCGAAACACGTCGGTAAGCACTTCATCGATCGCGGCGACGGCGGCAAGATCGTCTCCACCTCCTCGACGGCCGGGGCGATCGGACTCCCCGGACAGGGCCATTACGTCTCCGCGAAGCACGGCGTGCTGGGCCTCACCAAGACGCTGGCGCTGGAACTCGCCGAGTACGACGTCAACGTCAACTGTATCGGGCCGACGGGGATCGACACCCCGATGATCTCGGGCTTCACCGAGGCCTACGGCGAGGAGACGCTGGGCGAGATGGCCGAACTGACCGGGCCGTGGAACGTCTTCGGCGACGGCGGAATGATCGACGCATCGGACATCAGCGAGGCGTACATGTGGCTCTCCAGCGACGCCGCACGCTACGTCACGGGAATCTATCTCCCGGTCGACGCCGGGTTCCTCGCGAAATGA
- a CDS encoding mycofactocin-coupled SDR family oxidoreductase, with amino-acid sequence MVTYDFGGKVAFVTGAAHGQGESHAVHYAKHGADVVVTDICGDIDSNPYSLGTREELEGTAEQVEAEGQNALAIDVDVRDEAQVEAAVEEAIDEFGRIDILANNAGIWNMADLTEMGEQQWDELVDTNLKGVWLCAKHVGKHFIDRGDGGKIVNTASTAGFTGIPGGGHYVAAKHGVIGLTKTLALELAEYDVNVNSVAPTGVDTPLVTGMLEAYGEETMEEMGAMTGPWNVIDGEMIDASDISEAYMWLSSDAARYVTGTTLKVDAGFTAK; translated from the coding sequence ATGGTAACATACGACTTCGGCGGCAAGGTGGCGTTCGTCACCGGCGCCGCACACGGCCAGGGCGAATCGCACGCGGTACACTACGCGAAGCACGGCGCTGACGTCGTCGTCACCGACATCTGCGGAGACATCGACTCGAACCCGTACAGTCTCGGGACTCGCGAGGAACTCGAAGGGACCGCCGAACAGGTCGAGGCGGAGGGGCAGAACGCGCTCGCGATCGACGTGGACGTTCGCGACGAGGCCCAGGTCGAGGCCGCCGTCGAGGAAGCGATCGACGAGTTCGGCCGCATCGACATCCTCGCGAACAACGCCGGGATCTGGAACATGGCCGACCTGACCGAGATGGGCGAGCAGCAGTGGGACGAGCTCGTCGATACCAATCTCAAAGGCGTCTGGCTCTGCGCGAAGCACGTCGGCAAGCACTTCATCGACCGCGGCGACGGCGGCAAGATCGTCAACACCGCCTCGACCGCCGGCTTCACCGGCATTCCGGGTGGCGGCCACTACGTCGCCGCCAAACACGGCGTGATCGGACTCACGAAGACCCTCGCACTCGAACTTGCGGAGTACGACGTCAACGTCAACAGCGTCGCACCCACGGGCGTCGACACCCCGCTCGTGACGGGGATGCTGGAAGCCTACGGCGAGGAGACGATGGAGGAGATGGGCGCGATGACCGGCCCGTGGAACGTGATAGACGGTGAGATGATCGACGCATCGGACATCAGCGAGGCGTATATGTGGCTCTCCAGCGACGCCGCTCGCTACGTCACCGGAACGACACTCAAAGTGGACGCGGGATTCACCGCGAAATAA
- a CDS encoding mycofactocin-coupled SDR family oxidoreductase, whose protein sequence is MVEYDFSGKVAFVTGAAHGQGRSHAQHYAKHGADVVVTDIGENMETVPYDLGTTAELDETVGLIEDEGQDALAIQMDVRDETQVEAAVDEALDEFGRIDILANNAGIAHFCDLVEMDEAMWDEMLDTNLKGVWLASKHVGKHFIDRGDGGKIVSTSSIYGKVAGPGSGHYIAAKHGVLGLTKTLALELAEYDVNVNAVCPTGVDTPMITGVTEAYGSEALEAATDMTGPWNIFGDGGMIESRDISEAYMWLSSDAARYVTGIGLPVDAGMLAK, encoded by the coding sequence ATGGTAGAATACGACTTCAGCGGCAAGGTGGCGTTCGTCACCGGCGCCGCGCACGGGCAGGGACGATCGCACGCACAGCACTACGCGAAACACGGCGCGGACGTCGTCGTCACCGACATCGGCGAGAATATGGAAACGGTCCCGTACGACCTCGGCACGACGGCGGAACTCGACGAGACGGTCGGTCTGATCGAAGACGAGGGACAGGACGCGCTGGCCATCCAGATGGACGTGCGCGACGAGACCCAGGTCGAAGCCGCGGTCGACGAGGCGCTCGACGAGTTCGGCCGCATCGACATCCTCGCGAACAACGCCGGGATCGCACACTTCTGTGACCTCGTCGAGATGGACGAGGCGATGTGGGACGAGATGCTCGATACGAACCTGAAGGGCGTGTGGCTCGCCTCGAAGCACGTCGGCAAGCACTTCATCGACCGCGGCGACGGCGGGAAAATCGTCTCCACCTCCTCGATCTACGGCAAGGTCGCCGGGCCCGGATCGGGCCACTACATCGCCGCGAAGCACGGCGTGCTCGGTCTCACGAAGACGCTGGCGCTGGAACTCGCCGAGTACGACGTCAACGTCAACGCCGTCTGCCCGACGGGGGTCGACACCCCGATGATCACGGGCGTGACGGAAGCCTACGGCTCGGAGGCCCTCGAAGCGGCCACGGATATGACCGGACCGTGGAACATCTTCGGCGACGGCGGAATGATCGAATCGAGAGACATCAGCGAGGCGTACATGTGGCTCTCCAGCGACGCCGCACGCTACGTCACCGGGATCGGACTCCCGGTCGACGCCGGAATGCTCGCGAAGTAA
- a CDS encoding mycofactocin-coupled SDR family oxidoreductase: MPEYDFSGKVAFVTGAAHGQGRTHAQHYAKHGADVVVTDIGHNVDTVPYDLGTADELDETAGLVEDAGQESLAIEMDVREEAQVEAAVEEALDEFGRIDFLANNAGFWPPSDAVEMDETMWDDVIDTLLKGVWLPSKHVGKHFIDRGDGGKIVSTSSTAGLVGIPSFGHYVAGKHGVLGLTKTLALELAEYDVNVNAVCPTAVDTPGNVGLVEAYGEEVFEEIGALSGPLNVLDPGEMLEPDDISEAYMWLSSDAARYVTGIALPVDAGATIK; this comes from the coding sequence ATGCCAGAATACGACTTCAGCGGCAAGGTGGCCTTCGTCACCGGGGCCGCGCACGGACAGGGGCGCACGCACGCACAGCACTACGCGAAACACGGCGCGGACGTCGTCGTCACCGATATCGGCCACAACGTCGACACCGTTCCCTACGACCTCGGAACCGCGGACGAACTCGACGAAACCGCGGGACTCGTCGAGGACGCGGGCCAAGAGTCGCTCGCGATCGAGATGGACGTCCGCGAGGAGGCCCAGGTCGAAGCCGCCGTCGAGGAAGCCCTCGACGAGTTCGGCCGCATCGACTTCCTCGCGAACAACGCCGGCTTCTGGCCGCCGTCGGACGCGGTGGAGATGGACGAGACGATGTGGGACGACGTGATCGACACGTTGCTGAAGGGCGTCTGGTTGCCCTCGAAACACGTCGGCAAGCACTTCATCGACCGCGGCGACGGCGGGAAAATCGTCTCCACCTCCTCGACGGCCGGTCTGGTCGGGATTCCCAGCTTCGGGCACTACGTGGCCGGAAAGCACGGCGTGCTCGGGCTGACCAAGACGCTGGCGCTGGAACTCGCCGAGTACGACGTCAACGTCAACGCCGTCTGCCCGACGGCGGTCGACACGCCCGGGAACGTGGGGTTGGTCGAGGCCTACGGCGAGGAGGTCTTCGAGGAGATCGGGGCGCTCAGCGGCCCGTTGAACGTGCTCGACCCGGGCGAGATGCTCGAACCCGACGACATCAGCGAGGCGTATATGTGGCTCTCCAGCGACGCCGCCCGCTACGTCACCGGGATCGCGCTCCCGGTCGACGCCGGCGCGACGATAAAGTAG
- a CDS encoding putative quinol monooxygenase — protein MIVVHASFPIDPAQRDEAIELAEMLVDASNEEPGVVEYRATVDLEDENVLRFIERYEDDAAFASHTETAHFQRLEERLPDLLHGEPEVMRFAVTDAAEVEL, from the coding sequence ATGATCGTCGTCCACGCGAGCTTTCCGATCGATCCGGCGCAGCGCGACGAAGCGATCGAACTCGCCGAAATGCTCGTCGACGCGTCGAACGAGGAGCCCGGCGTCGTCGAGTACCGGGCCACGGTCGACCTGGAAGACGAGAACGTCCTCCGGTTCATCGAACGCTACGAGGACGATGCGGCCTTCGCGTCCCACACCGAGACAGCCCACTTCCAGCGGTTGGAGGAGCGGCTCCCGGACCTCCTCCACGGCGAGCCCGAAGTGATGCGGTTCGCGGTCACGGACGCTGCCGAAGTCGAACTGTAG
- a CDS encoding mycofactocin-coupled SDR family oxidoreductase, with amino-acid sequence MVTYDFEGSVAFVTGAGRGQGRSHAVAYAEHGADVVVTDIARDVRTTQYPLATAADLDETARLVEEAGQASLAIQMDVRDEAQVEAAVEEALDEFGRIDFLANNAGIWNVTDLVEMEALQWTQLVDTDLKGMWLCAKHVGRHFADREGSGRIVNTASTAGVVGAKGSGHYAAAKHGVVGLTKALTLELAEHDVTVNCVAPTGVNTPMIDGMLETVGQSALDSVSDASGSMNVIDEQLIDPRDVSEAYLWLSSDAARYVTGAVLSVDAGMLAK; translated from the coding sequence GTGGTCACCTACGACTTCGAGGGGAGCGTCGCGTTCGTCACCGGTGCCGGCCGGGGACAGGGGCGGTCCCACGCGGTCGCGTACGCCGAACACGGGGCCGACGTCGTCGTCACCGACATCGCCCGGGACGTGCGGACCACGCAGTACCCGCTGGCCACTGCGGCAGATCTCGACGAAACGGCCCGGCTGGTGGAGGAAGCTGGTCAAGCGTCGCTCGCGATCCAGATGGACGTCCGCGACGAGGCCCAAGTCGAGGCGGCCGTCGAGGAAGCCCTCGACGAGTTCGGCCGCATCGACTTCCTCGCGAACAACGCCGGAATCTGGAACGTCACGGACCTCGTGGAGATGGAGGCGCTCCAGTGGACGCAACTCGTCGACACGGATCTGAAGGGGATGTGGCTCTGCGCCAAACACGTCGGGAGGCATTTCGCCGACCGCGAGGGGAGCGGGCGGATCGTGAACACCGCCTCGACCGCGGGGGTGGTCGGCGCGAAGGGCTCGGGGCACTACGCCGCCGCGAAGCACGGCGTCGTGGGGCTGACGAAGGCCCTCACGCTCGAACTCGCCGAACACGACGTGACGGTCAACTGCGTCGCTCCGACCGGCGTGAACACGCCGATGATCGACGGGATGCTGGAGACCGTCGGCCAATCGGCGCTCGACTCGGTGTCGGACGCCAGCGGCTCGATGAACGTCATCGACGAGCAGCTAATCGATCCGCGAGACGTGAGCGAGGCGTATCTGTGGCTCTCCAGCGACGCCGCCCGCTACGTCACCGGCGCCGTCCTCTCGGTCGACGCGGGGATGCTCGCGAAGTGA